A genomic stretch from Edaphobacter aggregans includes:
- a CDS encoding GH92 family glycosyl hydrolase → MVRKVTMRNKVGSISWRFRCFSLSWLLVSAAVLGQRPGTQDFTHNVDPFIGVDWGGNTFVGSAIPYGMVKLGPDMVTFDNRRSGFGYFSAGNILGFSHLHLSGAQGKYGNIMVAPVTGALDLADIKTPRTNEVAEVGYYRAKLTRYHVDAELTSSRRVGFHRYTFPASQQSHITVNVASALGLGTGIEAQKFLGAEIHLPSDHEAQGVARFKGGWNEGGEYKVYYYLVLDTPATSTQTWIGTTLSAAKDASVVATTPEGPSIGATFDLSTKASQVVQVKVGISFLSVDQARRNVQEEIPGWNFAAVRAAAKALWNIELAKLNLSGETDAQRRELYTAMYHVMLMPTDRTGENPDWQSAEPYYDDYYAIWDTYRSSSPLLTLISPDRQRDIIRSLIDIYRHTGYMPDARSGNDNGRTQGGSNANVVVADAWVKGLKGIDYETAFKAMEHDATVPPENAQKEGRGGLKDYNERGFITLADERSGSRTVEYAYDDFAISELACGLGKTTEAALYASRAHNFEHLWDKDMTVLGFEGFLRPRKPDGSWADPYLTVRGTWPDFMYEGDIWTYSLYAPQDMRRLIAMAGGTDLFNRRLDFIFSRGHFDVTNEPGFLMPVLYNYAGRPDKSADIVQLLLEKAFTDSRAGIPGNDDSGAMSSWLIFQTLGFYPVAGQDVYLISTPSIPDASLTLSNGKRLRIIAKNLGKSGLNHYIQSVTLNGVDLPNSWFRHAQIKDGATFVFTMGSAPSTWGQAVPPPSMSDASFHSCVSHTANLSVR, encoded by the coding sequence ATGGTGCGAAAAGTAACGATGCGGAATAAGGTTGGTTCTATCTCATGGCGTTTCAGGTGTTTCTCTCTCAGCTGGCTTTTGGTAAGCGCCGCAGTGCTTGGGCAACGGCCTGGGACGCAAGACTTTACCCATAACGTGGACCCCTTCATCGGGGTCGATTGGGGAGGGAATACGTTCGTCGGATCCGCGATCCCGTATGGCATGGTCAAGCTCGGGCCTGATATGGTGACCTTCGACAACCGCCGTTCTGGCTTTGGTTATTTCAGCGCGGGTAACATTCTCGGCTTTTCGCATCTACATCTCAGCGGGGCCCAAGGCAAGTATGGCAATATTATGGTCGCACCAGTCACAGGTGCGCTTGATCTGGCCGATATAAAGACACCACGTACCAACGAGGTCGCAGAGGTCGGGTACTATAGGGCAAAGCTCACGCGTTATCACGTAGACGCCGAACTCACCAGCAGTCGGCGTGTAGGCTTCCACCGCTATACTTTCCCGGCTTCGCAGCAGTCACATATCACTGTCAATGTGGCCTCGGCACTTGGCCTTGGCACGGGGATCGAGGCACAGAAGTTTCTCGGGGCCGAGATCCACCTGCCATCCGATCACGAGGCTCAGGGTGTTGCGCGTTTCAAGGGTGGCTGGAACGAGGGTGGTGAGTACAAGGTTTATTACTACCTCGTGCTAGATACTCCTGCCACTTCGACACAGACTTGGATCGGCACGACTTTGAGCGCTGCAAAGGACGCATCTGTAGTTGCTACGACGCCAGAGGGCCCATCGATTGGGGCCACCTTCGATCTCTCAACGAAGGCCAGCCAGGTTGTTCAGGTCAAGGTCGGCATCTCTTTTCTCAGCGTCGATCAGGCTAGGCGCAATGTACAAGAGGAGATTCCGGGGTGGAATTTCGCCGCCGTTCGCGCTGCGGCTAAAGCCCTTTGGAATATCGAACTCGCCAAGCTTAACCTCTCTGGAGAGACTGACGCTCAACGCCGCGAACTTTATACTGCGATGTACCACGTCATGCTGATGCCGACAGATCGTACAGGTGAGAATCCCGATTGGCAATCGGCCGAGCCGTACTACGACGATTACTACGCCATCTGGGATACCTACCGCAGCTCAAGTCCACTTCTCACGCTTATCTCTCCGGATCGGCAGCGCGACATTATCCGCTCGCTCATCGACATCTACCGGCACACCGGCTACATGCCCGATGCTCGCAGTGGCAACGACAATGGGCGTACCCAAGGCGGCTCGAACGCGAATGTGGTCGTCGCCGATGCATGGGTCAAGGGATTGAAGGGTATTGATTACGAGACCGCATTCAAGGCCATGGAACACGATGCCACGGTACCGCCGGAAAACGCTCAAAAGGAAGGCCGCGGCGGTTTGAAAGATTACAACGAACGCGGCTTCATCACCCTTGCGGACGAGCGCTCTGGCTCTCGGACGGTCGAATATGCTTATGACGACTTCGCGATATCTGAACTAGCCTGTGGTCTAGGTAAGACAACCGAAGCGGCGCTCTATGCCAGCCGGGCCCATAACTTCGAACATCTCTGGGACAAGGATATGACCGTCCTTGGTTTCGAGGGTTTTCTTCGTCCGCGCAAGCCGGATGGTTCCTGGGCCGACCCTTATCTGACAGTGCGCGGTACGTGGCCGGACTTCATGTATGAAGGAGATATCTGGACGTATTCGCTGTACGCACCACAGGATATGCGGCGCCTTATCGCAATGGCGGGTGGAACTGATCTCTTCAATCGCCGCCTGGACTTTATCTTCTCGCGCGGGCACTTTGACGTCACCAACGAACCCGGCTTTCTCATGCCGGTGCTCTATAACTATGCTGGCCGCCCTGATAAATCCGCGGATATCGTTCAACTCCTATTGGAGAAGGCGTTCACCGACTCTCGTGCCGGGATTCCCGGTAACGACGACTCGGGTGCGATGTCGAGCTGGCTCATCTTTCAGACACTTGGCTTCTACCCCGTTGCGGGCCAGGATGTTTATCTCATCAGCACTCCGAGCATACCGGACGCATCTCTCACTCTAAGTAATGGAAAGAGGCTTCGGATCATCGCAAAGAATCTCGGCAAGTCTGGACTGAACCATTACATCCAGTCGGTCACGCTTAATGGTGTTGATCTTCCTAACTCCTGGTTCCGCCACGCACAGATTAAAGATGGCGCTACTTTTGTCTTTACCATGGGCTCCGCACCCTCAACGTGGGGACAGGCTGTTCCACCACCTTCCATGAGTGATGCGAGCTTTCATTCCTGCGTCTCCCACACCGCCAATCTATCTGTCCGCTAA